From a single Wenzhouxiangella sp. XN24 genomic region:
- a CDS encoding tellurite resistance TerB family protein: MFDAKKLLDQFVNSGAAGGFAGGLAGGAVANAFMGKKGRKLTKSAVKLGGLALVGGLAYKAWQNHKQSSAGPAAGPAAGYGPAAVPAGNPASQVPQGTGFLPGPGDETGAQELSQLMVRAMISAAKADGQIDTRESQMILQQVNDLPLDDEAKAFLFAEYSRPLDIEGLVAAVDSPEHAAEVYAASALVVHPASPAEQFYLDSLARGLRLEAGLVQELHAAVASSTTA, from the coding sequence GTGTTCGACGCAAAGAAACTTCTCGACCAGTTCGTGAACAGCGGGGCCGCGGGCGGCTTCGCAGGCGGGCTCGCCGGCGGGGCGGTGGCCAATGCTTTCATGGGCAAGAAGGGCCGCAAGCTGACCAAGTCCGCGGTGAAGCTGGGGGGGCTCGCGCTGGTCGGGGGCCTGGCTTACAAGGCGTGGCAGAATCACAAGCAGTCGTCCGCCGGGCCAGCTGCGGGGCCCGCCGCGGGCTACGGGCCGGCGGCGGTGCCCGCCGGAAACCCGGCGTCCCAGGTGCCGCAGGGCACCGGCTTCCTGCCCGGGCCCGGCGATGAGACGGGGGCCCAGGAGCTCAGCCAGCTGATGGTTCGCGCCATGATCTCCGCGGCCAAGGCTGACGGACAGATCGACACGCGCGAGAGCCAGATGATCCTGCAACAGGTGAACGACCTGCCCCTGGACGACGAGGCCAAGGCGTTCCTGTTCGCCGAGTATTCCCGCCCGCTGGACATCGAGGGTCTCGTCGCCGCCGTCGACTCGCCGGAACACGCCGCCGAGGTCTACGCCGCCTCTGCGCTCGTCGTGCACCCCGCTTCACCCGCGGAACAGTTCTACCTCGACTCGCTGGCGCGCGGATTGCGTCTCGAAGCCGGGCTCGTACAGGAATTACACGCAGCGGTCGCATCCAGCACCACCGCGTGA
- a CDS encoding YtxH domain-containing protein — translation MAIPLIPFVAGAVIGGLGAYFYRDEKLRREVRRTTHEIGGKVRETAGQVSGKVSQGVSGLREKVTPGRSAAKPQEPLAKPAAAPKPAARKKAVRKKSAAKKKTAARTASKG, via the coding sequence ATGGCGATTCCCCTTATCCCTTTCGTAGCCGGCGCAGTGATCGGCGGGCTCGGGGCCTATTTCTATCGCGATGAGAAACTGCGTCGGGAAGTCAGGCGGACTACCCACGAGATCGGCGGCAAGGTCCGCGAGACTGCGGGCCAGGTGTCCGGCAAGGTGTCGCAGGGTGTCAGCGGCTTGCGGGAGAAAGTGACGCCAGGACGGTCCGCCGCAAAACCGCAGGAGCCCCTGGCGAAGCCGGCAGCAGCGCCCAAGCCCGCGGCCAGGAAAAAAGCCGTGCGCAAGAAATCCGCCGCGAAGAAAAAAACAGCCGCCAGGACCGCGTCCAAAGGCTGA
- a CDS encoding iron ABC transporter substrate-binding protein: MFRSTTLRLLLLLGCALVAQPAAARTVTDSAGRVVELPERIETVFASGPPASILVYVVKPEVLTGWPRALRPEEAPYIAEPYRDLPETGRLTGRGGDANLERVLQIEPDLIIDFGSVRDTYIDLADRVQRQTGIPYLLIDGRFEATPAALRLVGEVLGVPERAETLARDVEQTFARVDEILAATPESERPTVYLARGPDGLETGLKGSINTEIIERAGGRNVADPGDGRRGLVRASIEQVMVADPEIIVTWDSHFYQRAQLDPLWAGIEAVRTDRVYLAPTVPFGWIDRPPSLNRLMGLRWMAGLLYPDAWDEALREDARAFYQLYYHVDLADAELDRLLEWSKGRPPE; the protein is encoded by the coding sequence ATGTTCCGGTCCACGACATTGCGGCTGTTGCTGCTGCTCGGCTGCGCGCTCGTCGCGCAGCCGGCTGCGGCGCGCACCGTGACCGACAGCGCGGGCCGCGTGGTGGAGTTGCCGGAGCGGATCGAGACCGTGTTCGCCTCCGGGCCGCCGGCGTCGATACTTGTCTACGTGGTCAAGCCCGAGGTGCTCACGGGCTGGCCGCGCGCGCTCCGCCCGGAGGAGGCCCCCTATATCGCGGAGCCGTACCGCGATCTTCCGGAAACCGGGCGCCTCACGGGGAGGGGCGGGGACGCCAATCTCGAGCGGGTGCTGCAGATCGAGCCCGACCTGATCATCGATTTCGGCTCGGTGCGGGACACCTATATCGACCTGGCCGATCGGGTCCAGCGCCAGACTGGGATACCCTACCTCCTGATCGACGGACGCTTCGAGGCGACGCCGGCCGCATTGCGGCTCGTCGGCGAAGTGCTGGGGGTGCCCGAGCGCGCGGAGACGTTGGCCCGCGACGTGGAGCAGACCTTCGCCAGGGTGGACGAGATCCTCGCGGCGACGCCGGAGAGCGAGCGGCCCACGGTCTACCTGGCGCGCGGGCCGGACGGCCTGGAGACAGGGCTGAAGGGTTCGATCAACACCGAGATCATCGAGCGCGCCGGCGGCCGTAACGTGGCAGACCCCGGGGACGGACGACGCGGCCTGGTGCGTGCTTCGATCGAGCAGGTCATGGTGGCCGATCCCGAGATCATCGTGACCTGGGACAGCCACTTCTACCAGCGCGCCCAGCTCGATCCGCTCTGGGCCGGGATAGAGGCCGTGCGCACTGACCGGGTCTATCTTGCACCCACCGTCCCGTTCGGCTGGATCGACCGTCCGCCCTCGCTGAACCGGTTGATGGGATTGCGGTGGATGGCGGGACTGCTGTATCCCGACGCGTGGGACGAGGCCCTGCGCGAGGATGCCCGCGCCTTCTACCAGCTGTACTACCATGTCGACCTCGCCGACGCGGAGCTGGACAGGCTGCTGGAATGGAGCAAGGGGAGACCACCGGAGTGA
- a CDS encoding ion transporter, with translation MSASRPRWVMALGLQAGAPDKEFSVIREQLGRWIGHPTVQKTIIGLILINAVILGLETWPAAMDTAGGLLKALDRIILAAFVVEIAVRIYVHRMAFWRDPWSLFDFAVVAIALVPASGPFAVLRALRVLRVLRLLTMVPSMRRVVGALLAAIPGLGAIGLVLMIIFYVFAVIGTNLFADSHPQWFGSLGRTLYTLFQVMTLESWSMGIARPVMEAYPYAWLFFVTFILVATFTMLNLFIAIIVNAMQSYQDVEHEETVQALHETQEHIEGELHSEMQSLRKEMAELRVLLAKR, from the coding sequence ATGTCTGCGTCTCGGCCCCGTTGGGTGATGGCGCTCGGCTTGCAGGCCGGGGCGCCTGACAAGGAGTTTTCGGTGATACGTGAGCAGCTCGGCCGCTGGATCGGCCATCCCACGGTGCAGAAGACGATCATCGGCCTGATCCTGATCAATGCCGTGATCCTCGGCCTGGAGACCTGGCCGGCGGCCATGGACACAGCGGGCGGATTGCTGAAGGCGCTCGACCGGATCATCCTGGCGGCGTTCGTCGTGGAGATCGCGGTGCGGATCTACGTCCATCGCATGGCTTTCTGGCGCGACCCCTGGAGCCTGTTCGATTTTGCGGTGGTGGCGATCGCCTTGGTACCCGCGTCGGGCCCGTTCGCTGTGTTGCGTGCCTTGCGCGTGTTGCGGGTGCTGCGCCTGCTGACGATGGTGCCGTCGATGCGCAGGGTGGTCGGCGCCTTGCTCGCGGCGATCCCGGGACTGGGCGCCATCGGGCTGGTGTTGATGATCATCTTTTACGTCTTTGCCGTGATCGGTACCAACCTGTTTGCCGACAGCCACCCGCAATGGTTCGGCAGCCTCGGGCGCACGCTTTACACGCTGTTCCAGGTGATGACGCTGGAGAGCTGGTCGATGGGCATCGCTCGGCCCGTCATGGAGGCGTATCCCTACGCCTGGCTGTTCTTCGTCACGTTCATCCTCGTGGCGACGTTCACCATGCTGAACCTGTTCATCGCGATCATCGTCAACGCGATGCAGAGTTACCAGGACGTGGAACACGAAGAAACCGTGCAGGCGCTGCACGAGACGCAGGAGCACATCGAGGGCGAGTTGCACAGCGAAATGCAGTCGCTGCGAAAAGAGATGGCCGAGCTGAGAGTCTTGCTGGCAAAACGCTGA
- a CDS encoding HMA2 domain-containing protein, translating into MTDYLHHVPGRLRVRAKSLRCNSAARATTLRKLQAQDGIRSVRLNPKAGSVTVFYDVDVMNADKILAFLHAESLRATQAQAQATPLRAARKPARTGTPLAAEIGRMALGVLVNKGVTFSLASLLGARI; encoded by the coding sequence ATGACCGACTATCTGCACCATGTACCTGGCCGGCTGCGCGTTCGCGCGAAGTCCCTGCGTTGCAACTCGGCAGCCCGCGCCACCACCCTTCGCAAGCTCCAGGCCCAGGACGGCATCCGCAGCGTCCGCCTGAATCCGAAGGCCGGAAGCGTCACGGTCTTTTACGACGTAGACGTCATGAACGCGGACAAGATCCTTGCGTTCCTGCACGCGGAGTCGCTGCGCGCCACGCAGGCGCAGGCCCAGGCCACACCGCTACGGGCAGCTCGCAAGCCGGCTCGTACCGGAACCCCGCTCGCCGCGGAGATCGGCCGGATGGCCCTCGGCGTGCTCGTCAACAAGGGCGTGACGTTCTCGCTGGCCTCGCTGCTCGGCGCGAGAATCTGA
- a CDS encoding HMA2 domain-containing protein: MIVSTVAGRIRVRSNSLKSRSFAEQVQRGAEGLAGVAEVRTNLAAGSVVVIYDVREVDAEALESALEALCLPVPAARRPATAGFSRQLNRATKIGMVASLGSAVALGFMGKKKAHIGFGTAFLALAGMHIWRNQRTLLR, from the coding sequence ATGATCGTCAGCACTGTTGCCGGGCGCATCCGGGTTCGGTCCAACTCATTGAAATCACGTTCTTTCGCCGAGCAGGTACAGCGTGGCGCGGAAGGCCTGGCAGGGGTGGCCGAGGTTCGCACCAACCTCGCGGCCGGGAGCGTGGTCGTGATCTACGATGTCCGTGAGGTCGATGCCGAGGCGTTGGAAAGCGCGCTCGAAGCGCTGTGTCTGCCGGTGCCGGCCGCCCGCAGGCCGGCCACGGCGGGGTTCTCCCGCCAGCTCAACCGGGCGACCAAGATCGGCATGGTGGCTTCCCTGGGCTCAGCGGTGGCCCTGGGTTTCATGGGCAAAAAGAAAGCCCATATCGGCTTCGGGACTGCTTTTCTCGCCCTGGCCGGCATGCACATCTGGCGAAATCAGCGCACCTTGCTGCGCTGA
- a CDS encoding iron ABC transporter permease produces the protein MIGRAPGVRVSLVLALGLIVAALSVGALAIGPFALSPAETMVALFGGGEEQAQVVVQNIRLPRVAAALLVGAALAAAGASYQTLFRNPLVSPDILGVSAGAGLGAVIGIFLSLPVAFIQLFAFAGGLAAVVLVTVVASAVRNTDRILALVLTGVVIGALAGAATSLLKVLADPYDQLPAITFWLLGSLASVTTTDILPALPAVLIGLVPLVLLRWRINVLSLGDDEARALGVEAGRVRFIVIAAATLITASVTALAGVVGWVGLVIPHIARMIVGPSFARLLPVSAIIGAGYLLVVDTLARTIGAVEIPLGILTAVIGAPFFIWLLASGRRGWS, from the coding sequence GTGATCGGCCGGGCACCGGGCGTGCGCGTCTCGCTCGTGCTTGCCCTCGGCCTCATCGTCGCAGCGCTCTCCGTGGGGGCCCTCGCCATCGGACCCTTCGCCCTGTCGCCCGCCGAGACGATGGTGGCATTGTTCGGCGGGGGCGAGGAGCAGGCGCAGGTCGTGGTGCAGAACATTCGCCTGCCGCGCGTGGCGGCCGCGCTGCTGGTCGGCGCGGCGCTGGCGGCGGCCGGCGCCAGCTACCAGACCCTGTTTCGCAATCCCCTGGTCTCGCCGGACATCCTCGGGGTGTCGGCCGGCGCCGGACTCGGCGCCGTAATCGGCATTTTTCTCTCGCTGCCTGTGGCGTTCATCCAACTGTTCGCTTTCGCCGGCGGACTGGCGGCGGTCGTGCTGGTGACCGTAGTCGCCTCGGCGGTGCGCAACACGGACCGGATTCTCGCGCTGGTGCTCACCGGGGTGGTCATCGGCGCGCTGGCGGGGGCCGCCACTTCGTTGCTCAAGGTACTGGCGGATCCCTACGACCAGTTGCCGGCCATCACCTTCTGGCTGCTCGGATCCCTTGCTTCGGTGACGACGACCGACATCCTGCCGGCGCTGCCGGCGGTCTTGATCGGCCTGGTGCCTCTCGTGTTGCTGCGCTGGCGCATCAACGTGCTTTCGCTCGGCGACGACGAGGCACGCGCGCTGGGCGTGGAGGCGGGGCGGGTTCGTTTCATCGTCATCGCGGCAGCCACGCTGATCACCGCCAGCGTCACCGCGCTGGCCGGCGTGGTCGGATGGGTCGGGCTGGTGATTCCGCATATCGCAAGGATGATCGTCGGCCCCAGCTTCGCGCGCCTGTTGCCGGTATCGGCCATTATCGGCGCCGGGTACCTGCTGGTCGTGGACACGCTGGCCCGAACCATCGGGGCCGTGGAGATTCCGCTCGGCATTCTCACCGCGGTGATCGGCGCGCCGTTCTTCATCTGGCTGCTGGCGTCCGGCCGCCGGGGCTGGTCATGA
- a CDS encoding hemin uptake protein HemP — translation MDCSEGTNTDRSARGRTVGHDDSPGAAPRASHVTSRALFRGAELLHIEHEGQTYILRKTRQGKLILNK, via the coding sequence ATGGACTGCAGCGAGGGCACGAACACCGATCGGAGTGCGCGCGGTCGGACCGTCGGGCACGACGACTCGCCTGGTGCTGCACCTCGTGCGTCGCACGTCACCAGTCGCGCCCTCTTCCGCGGTGCCGAACTGCTTCATATCGAGCACGAAGGGCAGACCTACATACTGCGCAAGACGCGCCAGGGAAAGCTGATTCTCAACAAGTAG
- a CDS encoding serine/threonine-protein kinase, whose product MDVGDWQRLQQLFEAALELPEAARGEFLDRECGAHTAQRKAVERLLQQDTIDDQSLHKVVGVTAAEVVGARPSERIGERLGAWRITGHIADGGMGAVFMAERADGEYEQRAAVKLLNPAFVSANAKARLETERQILAGLSHPNIARLLDGGRSDEGVPYLVLEYVDGESIDTWCDRQGLDTRARLKLMAKVCHAVDYAHRNLVVHRDLKPSNILVDEQGEPRLLDFGIAKMVEGGAGLTRSGHRVLTPSHASPEQITGGPVTTATDVYALGVLLYDLLTGRAPYDNEPSSAVALAREIVEGEPTPPSSAVTGTSSRRIAAAQSRGDRLTPARLARELSGDLDNIVLMALRKEPERRYASAKALAEDIERTLAHLPVRARPDSFRYRSAKFLRRHNVAVPVSALALLLALGAAALFTWRLAEQRDIALAAEARANNAAEFTASVLGRTSASADASRLVSVRELLDRAAERLEEELLDEPEVALRVRLALADAYTSWGAYEEGYAQGLAALELAEVLDVRPQEAEALRLLGTVTHGLGRLEESLDWSERAEVVWREVGTPAEHASALSDVAVTLNGLRRRTEAEPVFREALARLRIAHPEGHGDTAWLLNNMAWGLHAMGRLDEARPLYEEALAMQARLGSPIFELSQTRNNLAGLHFDRGDLAQAEAMWQQTLDEFVSVFGADGHAAVARGQIALARVARVRGQTVRALELTARALRTNRALVGDNHRWTARSMAIHGMAHLEAGDPDSAERFLEQSMAVRRELLPPGHSEFARQHLGQGLIALARGDAVTAERELREGQAIVAALASPDRTPIDAIELSLARAVALQGRVEEGVAIARKAVERMQTNMPPGHWQRRAAEAIVGLPPLVVQPTGATLAQAEQTLAELRAELGPNAPSVREIETALATSAPGNR is encoded by the coding sequence ATGGACGTGGGGGACTGGCAGCGCCTGCAGCAACTTTTCGAGGCGGCGCTCGAACTCCCCGAGGCCGCGCGCGGCGAATTCCTCGACCGCGAGTGCGGTGCGCATACCGCTCAGCGCAAGGCGGTCGAACGCCTGTTACAGCAGGACACCATCGACGACCAGTCCCTGCACAAGGTTGTCGGGGTCACGGCCGCAGAGGTGGTCGGCGCTCGCCCCAGCGAGCGAATCGGGGAGCGTCTCGGCGCGTGGCGCATCACCGGCCATATCGCGGATGGCGGCATGGGCGCGGTCTTCATGGCCGAACGCGCGGACGGCGAATACGAGCAACGCGCTGCCGTCAAGTTGCTGAACCCGGCCTTCGTGTCGGCCAATGCCAAGGCACGACTGGAGACCGAGCGGCAGATTCTCGCCGGGCTGTCCCATCCCAATATCGCCCGCCTGCTGGACGGCGGGCGCAGCGACGAGGGTGTGCCGTACCTCGTGCTGGAATACGTCGACGGCGAGTCGATCGACACGTGGTGCGATCGGCAGGGACTCGACACCCGGGCCCGCCTCAAGCTCATGGCGAAAGTGTGCCATGCGGTCGATTACGCGCATCGCAACCTCGTGGTGCACCGTGACCTGAAACCCAGCAACATCCTGGTCGATGAGCAGGGCGAGCCGCGGCTGCTCGACTTCGGCATCGCCAAGATGGTGGAAGGCGGCGCCGGGCTGACCCGCAGTGGCCACCGGGTGCTCACGCCGAGCCACGCCAGTCCCGAGCAGATCACCGGCGGTCCGGTCACCACCGCCACCGACGTGTATGCCCTCGGCGTGCTGCTGTACGACCTGCTGACGGGCCGTGCGCCCTACGACAATGAACCGTCCAGCGCGGTCGCGCTCGCCCGGGAGATCGTCGAGGGTGAGCCGACGCCGCCCAGCAGCGCGGTCACCGGCACCAGCAGCCGGCGCATCGCGGCCGCGCAGTCCCGGGGCGACCGGCTGACGCCGGCAAGACTGGCGCGCGAGCTGTCCGGCGACCTGGACAACATCGTGCTCATGGCGCTGCGCAAGGAGCCGGAGCGTCGCTATGCGTCGGCCAAGGCCCTGGCCGAGGACATCGAACGCACGCTGGCGCACCTGCCGGTCCGCGCGCGGCCCGATTCGTTCCGCTATCGCAGCGCCAAGTTCCTGCGTCGTCACAACGTCGCGGTGCCCGTCTCGGCACTGGCACTGCTGCTGGCGCTCGGCGCGGCGGCGCTGTTCACCTGGCGATTGGCCGAGCAGCGCGATATCGCATTGGCCGCCGAGGCGCGGGCGAACAACGCGGCCGAGTTCACCGCCTCGGTGCTGGGACGCACCAGCGCAAGTGCCGACGCCTCCCGTCTCGTGTCGGTGCGTGAATTGCTCGATCGTGCGGCCGAACGCCTGGAAGAGGAATTGCTCGACGAGCCTGAGGTGGCGTTGCGGGTGCGGCTTGCCCTCGCGGACGCCTACACCAGCTGGGGCGCTTACGAGGAGGGGTATGCACAGGGACTCGCCGCGCTCGAGCTGGCGGAAGTGCTGGACGTCCGCCCGCAGGAGGCCGAGGCGCTCAGGTTGCTTGGCACGGTAACCCATGGGCTCGGCCGGCTCGAAGAGTCGCTGGACTGGAGCGAGCGCGCGGAGGTCGTGTGGCGGGAGGTCGGCACCCCGGCCGAGCACGCGAGCGCACTCAGCGACGTTGCGGTGACCCTCAACGGCTTACGGCGTCGCACGGAGGCGGAACCGGTGTTCCGGGAAGCGCTCGCACGGCTGCGCATCGCGCATCCGGAAGGTCACGGCGATACCGCGTGGTTGCTCAACAACATGGCGTGGGGACTGCACGCCATGGGGCGGTTGGACGAGGCCCGGCCGCTGTACGAAGAAGCGCTGGCCATGCAGGCGCGTCTCGGCAGCCCGATCTTCGAGCTGTCGCAGACGCGAAACAATCTCGCCGGCCTGCATTTCGACCGCGGTGACCTGGCGCAGGCCGAAGCCATGTGGCAGCAGACCCTGGACGAATTCGTATCCGTGTTTGGCGCCGACGGGCATGCCGCGGTGGCGCGTGGCCAGATCGCCCTGGCCCGGGTGGCGCGGGTGCGCGGCCAGACCGTGCGCGCGCTGGAACTGACGGCGCGGGCGCTGCGGACCAACCGGGCCCTGGTGGGCGATAACCATCGCTGGACGGCGCGGTCGATGGCGATCCACGGCATGGCGCACCTCGAGGCGGGCGACCCCGACAGCGCCGAACGTTTCCTGGAACAATCCATGGCGGTTCGGCGTGAACTCCTGCCGCCGGGTCACTCGGAGTTCGCGCGACAGCACCTCGGGCAGGGACTGATCGCCCTGGCACGCGGCGATGCCGTCACGGCAGAGCGGGAGCTACGGGAGGGCCAGGCCATCGTCGCGGCGCTGGCGTCCCCGGACCGAACGCCGATCGACGCCATCGAGCTTTCACTTGCGCGGGCCGTCGCATTGCAAGGCCGCGTTGAGGAGGGCGTTGCGATTGCCCGCAAAGCGGTGGAGCGCATGCAGACGAACATGCCGCCCGGGCACTGGCAGCGACGCGCGGCTGAGGCGATCGTCGGTCTGCCGCCACTAGTGGTTCAGCCTACGGGCGCTACTTTGGCTCAAGCGGAGCAGACGTTGGCCGAACTGCGCGCAGAGTTGGGGCCGAACGCGCCATCGGTGCGCGAAATCGAGACTGCCCTGGCGACGTCCGCGCCAGGGAACCGGTAG
- a CDS encoding ABC transporter ATP-binding protein encodes MKLQASGLEIGYGPVIVGRDIDLAVAPGDICCLLGPNGCGKTTLFRTMLGLIPALGGRVMLGGQALESLSRIEIARRISYVPQAHAPPFPYEALEIVMMGRTVRLGRFAQPGPADRAAAYEEMERLGIADLAGRDYTRLSGGQRQLVLIARALAQRTPLIVMDEPTASLDFGNQALVLGEIGKLAHAASQSGQGVVLSTHNPDHAFALGSEVVLMHEGGIYRRGTPQEVLTSESLSTVYGVPVGVERTPSGRHVCVSAPLGDGARLAGRGA; translated from the coding sequence ATGAAACTGCAGGCCAGCGGACTGGAGATCGGCTACGGGCCCGTCATCGTCGGGCGCGACATCGACCTGGCGGTGGCGCCTGGCGACATCTGTTGCCTACTCGGGCCGAACGGCTGCGGCAAGACGACCTTGTTCCGCACGATGCTCGGGCTCATTCCGGCGCTCGGCGGGCGAGTGATGCTCGGCGGGCAGGCGCTGGAGAGCCTGTCGCGAATCGAGATCGCGCGGCGTATCAGCTACGTGCCGCAGGCCCATGCCCCACCGTTTCCCTACGAGGCGCTCGAGATCGTGATGATGGGACGCACCGTGCGCCTGGGCCGCTTCGCACAGCCGGGCCCGGCCGATCGCGCGGCCGCCTACGAGGAGATGGAGCGCCTGGGCATCGCCGACCTTGCCGGACGCGACTACACGCGGCTGTCCGGCGGCCAGCGGCAGCTGGTGCTGATCGCGCGGGCACTGGCGCAGCGGACTCCGTTGATCGTCATGGACGAACCGACTGCGAGCCTCGATTTCGGCAACCAGGCGCTGGTGCTGGGCGAGATCGGCAAGCTGGCACACGCCGCCAGCCAGAGCGGGCAGGGCGTTGTGCTTTCCACGCATAATCCCGATCATGCTTTTGCGCTGGGCTCCGAGGTGGTGCTCATGCACGAGGGCGGCATCTATCGGCGGGGCACTCCACAGGAGGTGCTGACCTCCGAATCGCTGAGCACGGTCTACGGCGTGCCGGTGGGCGTCGAGCGCACACCGAGCGGGCGTCATGTCTGCGTCTCGGCCCCGTTGGGTGATGGCGCTCGGCTTGCAGGCCGGGGCGCCTGA